In the genome of Neofelis nebulosa isolate mNeoNeb1 chromosome 6, mNeoNeb1.pri, whole genome shotgun sequence, one region contains:
- the FUT9 gene encoding 4-galactosyl-N-acetylglucosaminide 3-alpha-L-fucosyltransferase 9 isoform X1, with the protein MKSYGPVNLSLAFEVIDHHLPHFNEKIMTSASKGILRPFLIVCIILGCFMACLLIYIKPTNSWIFSPMESASSVLKMKNFFSTKTDYFNETTILIWVWPFGQTFDLTSCQTMFNIQGCHLTTDRSLYNKSHAVLIHHRDISWDLTNLPQQARPPFQKWIWMNLESPTHTPQKSGIEHLFNLTLTYRRDSDIQVPYGFLTVSTNPFVFEVPSKEKLVCWVVSNWNPEHARVKYYNELSKSIEIHTYGQAFGEYVNDKNLIPTISTCKFYLSFENSIHKDYITEKLYNAFLAGSVPVVLGPSRENYENYIPADSFIHVEDYNSPSELAKYLKEVDKNNKLYLSYFNWRKDFTVNLPRFWESHACLACDHVKRHQEYKSVGNLEKWFWN; encoded by the coding sequence AAAAAATTATGACATCAGCATCCAAAGGAATTCTCCGTCCATTTTTAATTGTCTGCATTATCCTGGGTTGTTTCATGGCATGTCTGCTCATTTACATCAAGCCCACCAACAGCTGGATCTTCAGTCCAATGGAGTCAGCCAGCTCAGtgctgaaaatgaaaaacttcttcTCCACCAAAACtgattattttaatgaaactaCTATCCTGATTTGGGTGTGGCCATTTGGGCAGACCTTTGACCTTACATCTTGCCAAACAATGTTCAACATCCAAGGATGCCATCTTACCACAGACCGTTCCCTATACAACAAATCTCATGCGGTTCTGATCCATCACCGAGACATCAGTTGGGATCTGACTAACTTACCTCAGCAGGCTAGGCCACCCTTCCAGAAATGGATTTGGATGAATTTGGAATCACCAACCCACACGCCCCAGAAGAGTGGCATTGAGCACCTGTTCAACTTGACTCTGACTTACCGCCGTGACTCAGATATCCAAGTGCCTTATGGCTTCTTGACGGTGAGCACAAACCCCTTCGTGTTTGAAGTGCCAAGCAAAGAGAAGTTAGTGTGCTGGGTTGTAAGTAACTGGAATCCTGAGCATGCGAGGGTCAAGTATTACAATGAGCTGAGCAAAAGCATTGAAATCCATACATACGGGCAAGCATTTGGAGAGTATGTGAATGATAAAAATTTGATTCCTACCATATCTACTTGCAAATTTTATCTGTCTTTTGAAAACTCAATCCACAAAGATTACATCACAGAAAAGCTCTACAATGCTTTTCTAGCCGGCTCTGTCCCTGTTGTTCTGGGGCCGTCTAGGGAAAATTATGAGAATTATATTCCagcagattcattcattcatgtggaaGATTATAACTCTCCCAGTGAGCTCGCAAAATATCTGAAAGAAGTTGACAAAAACAATAAGTTATACCTTAGTTACTTTAACTGGAGGAAGGATTTCACAGTAAACCTTCCACGATTTTGGGAATCACATGCATGCTTGGCTTGTGATCATGTGAAAAGGCATCAAGAATATAAATCTGTGGGTAATTTAGAGAAATGGTTTTGGAATTAA
- the FUT9 gene encoding 4-galactosyl-N-acetylglucosaminide 3-alpha-L-fucosyltransferase 9 isoform X2: MVCSPYEKIMTSASKGILRPFLIVCIILGCFMACLLIYIKPTNSWIFSPMESASSVLKMKNFFSTKTDYFNETTILIWVWPFGQTFDLTSCQTMFNIQGCHLTTDRSLYNKSHAVLIHHRDISWDLTNLPQQARPPFQKWIWMNLESPTHTPQKSGIEHLFNLTLTYRRDSDIQVPYGFLTVSTNPFVFEVPSKEKLVCWVVSNWNPEHARVKYYNELSKSIEIHTYGQAFGEYVNDKNLIPTISTCKFYLSFENSIHKDYITEKLYNAFLAGSVPVVLGPSRENYENYIPADSFIHVEDYNSPSELAKYLKEVDKNNKLYLSYFNWRKDFTVNLPRFWESHACLACDHVKRHQEYKSVGNLEKWFWN, translated from the coding sequence AAAAAATTATGACATCAGCATCCAAAGGAATTCTCCGTCCATTTTTAATTGTCTGCATTATCCTGGGTTGTTTCATGGCATGTCTGCTCATTTACATCAAGCCCACCAACAGCTGGATCTTCAGTCCAATGGAGTCAGCCAGCTCAGtgctgaaaatgaaaaacttcttcTCCACCAAAACtgattattttaatgaaactaCTATCCTGATTTGGGTGTGGCCATTTGGGCAGACCTTTGACCTTACATCTTGCCAAACAATGTTCAACATCCAAGGATGCCATCTTACCACAGACCGTTCCCTATACAACAAATCTCATGCGGTTCTGATCCATCACCGAGACATCAGTTGGGATCTGACTAACTTACCTCAGCAGGCTAGGCCACCCTTCCAGAAATGGATTTGGATGAATTTGGAATCACCAACCCACACGCCCCAGAAGAGTGGCATTGAGCACCTGTTCAACTTGACTCTGACTTACCGCCGTGACTCAGATATCCAAGTGCCTTATGGCTTCTTGACGGTGAGCACAAACCCCTTCGTGTTTGAAGTGCCAAGCAAAGAGAAGTTAGTGTGCTGGGTTGTAAGTAACTGGAATCCTGAGCATGCGAGGGTCAAGTATTACAATGAGCTGAGCAAAAGCATTGAAATCCATACATACGGGCAAGCATTTGGAGAGTATGTGAATGATAAAAATTTGATTCCTACCATATCTACTTGCAAATTTTATCTGTCTTTTGAAAACTCAATCCACAAAGATTACATCACAGAAAAGCTCTACAATGCTTTTCTAGCCGGCTCTGTCCCTGTTGTTCTGGGGCCGTCTAGGGAAAATTATGAGAATTATATTCCagcagattcattcattcatgtggaaGATTATAACTCTCCCAGTGAGCTCGCAAAATATCTGAAAGAAGTTGACAAAAACAATAAGTTATACCTTAGTTACTTTAACTGGAGGAAGGATTTCACAGTAAACCTTCCACGATTTTGGGAATCACATGCATGCTTGGCTTGTGATCATGTGAAAAGGCATCAAGAATATAAATCTGTGGGTAATTTAGAGAAATGGTTTTGGAATTAA
- the FUT9 gene encoding 4-galactosyl-N-acetylglucosaminide 3-alpha-L-fucosyltransferase 9 isoform X3 — MTSASKGILRPFLIVCIILGCFMACLLIYIKPTNSWIFSPMESASSVLKMKNFFSTKTDYFNETTILIWVWPFGQTFDLTSCQTMFNIQGCHLTTDRSLYNKSHAVLIHHRDISWDLTNLPQQARPPFQKWIWMNLESPTHTPQKSGIEHLFNLTLTYRRDSDIQVPYGFLTVSTNPFVFEVPSKEKLVCWVVSNWNPEHARVKYYNELSKSIEIHTYGQAFGEYVNDKNLIPTISTCKFYLSFENSIHKDYITEKLYNAFLAGSVPVVLGPSRENYENYIPADSFIHVEDYNSPSELAKYLKEVDKNNKLYLSYFNWRKDFTVNLPRFWESHACLACDHVKRHQEYKSVGNLEKWFWN, encoded by the coding sequence ATGACATCAGCATCCAAAGGAATTCTCCGTCCATTTTTAATTGTCTGCATTATCCTGGGTTGTTTCATGGCATGTCTGCTCATTTACATCAAGCCCACCAACAGCTGGATCTTCAGTCCAATGGAGTCAGCCAGCTCAGtgctgaaaatgaaaaacttcttcTCCACCAAAACtgattattttaatgaaactaCTATCCTGATTTGGGTGTGGCCATTTGGGCAGACCTTTGACCTTACATCTTGCCAAACAATGTTCAACATCCAAGGATGCCATCTTACCACAGACCGTTCCCTATACAACAAATCTCATGCGGTTCTGATCCATCACCGAGACATCAGTTGGGATCTGACTAACTTACCTCAGCAGGCTAGGCCACCCTTCCAGAAATGGATTTGGATGAATTTGGAATCACCAACCCACACGCCCCAGAAGAGTGGCATTGAGCACCTGTTCAACTTGACTCTGACTTACCGCCGTGACTCAGATATCCAAGTGCCTTATGGCTTCTTGACGGTGAGCACAAACCCCTTCGTGTTTGAAGTGCCAAGCAAAGAGAAGTTAGTGTGCTGGGTTGTAAGTAACTGGAATCCTGAGCATGCGAGGGTCAAGTATTACAATGAGCTGAGCAAAAGCATTGAAATCCATACATACGGGCAAGCATTTGGAGAGTATGTGAATGATAAAAATTTGATTCCTACCATATCTACTTGCAAATTTTATCTGTCTTTTGAAAACTCAATCCACAAAGATTACATCACAGAAAAGCTCTACAATGCTTTTCTAGCCGGCTCTGTCCCTGTTGTTCTGGGGCCGTCTAGGGAAAATTATGAGAATTATATTCCagcagattcattcattcatgtggaaGATTATAACTCTCCCAGTGAGCTCGCAAAATATCTGAAAGAAGTTGACAAAAACAATAAGTTATACCTTAGTTACTTTAACTGGAGGAAGGATTTCACAGTAAACCTTCCACGATTTTGGGAATCACATGCATGCTTGGCTTGTGATCATGTGAAAAGGCATCAAGAATATAAATCTGTGGGTAATTTAGAGAAATGGTTTTGGAATTAA